The genomic region ATGGATGACCTTTCCGATTACCGCCCCGGGCTGAAAGCAGCTGAAAACTTTGATGTCATCCATCCATTTGTGGAGTGTGGTATCGATAAGTCAGCGATCCGACGAATCTGCCACCACTTGGGCTATGATGAGATAGCTGAATTACCCGCTTCTCCCTGTCTTTCCAGCAGGATTGAGACTGGTCTGACCATTAAACCAGAACAGTTAGTCTTCGTGCATAGGGTGGAGCGGAAACTACATAGTGCTTTAAAACCAAAAGCGGTACGCTGCCGTATCCGTCATGAAGGGATCGCCGTGGAACTAGACACTGAAACCCTTTCCTCTCTCACGAAAGACTCCACCAGATTGTGGACAAACACCATTGCCCACTTGGCGGCACAACAAGGGCTGTCCAACACAATCCTTATAGAGCCATACCGCATGGGGAGTGCCTTTGTCCAAACCACATGACCAAAATCCTATTGCCGTGCTCGATTTTCAGCGCAAGGAGCGAATAGGGCTTAGCGAAGCGGTCTTTTGCGCGAGAAAGTCGCCTGATCAGATTGCAAATATCCTGACCCAGTTTGAAGAGCGTACCACCAGCTGCCTTCTAACCCGGCTAGGTCAGGAAAAATTTAACGCACTTCCATCATCTCTCCAGATGCAACTCGATTACGACTCACTATCAAGCACCGCCTTCTTTCTCGACCCAAAGCCCATACCACGAAAAACCAGGGTGGCCATCGTCAGTGGGGGTACGTCTGATGCTTCTGTCTGTGCAGAAGCAGCCAGAACCTTATCCTTCTACGGCGTCACATCCAGCAGCTTTCAGGATGTGGGGGTTACTGGTCTATGGCGCCTTTTAGAACGCGTGGAAGAGATACAGGATTACCCGATAGTCATCGCTGTTGCAGGCATGGAGGGAGCCATTTTCTCAGTACTGGGCGGACTGATAGACGCCATTCTCATCGCTGTACCCACCTCAGTCAGTTACGGCATCGGTTCAGATGGAGAACTTGCCCTACATGCTGCACTCGGTAGCTGTGCGCCTGGCTTGGTTACTGTCAATATAGACAACGGCTACGGAGCAGCCTGCTCCGCTTTAAGAATTATCAATAAACTAAGGATTATCTAATTAATCACCATGATATATTGACCTAAGTGGCGAATCTGAATATACACAGAAAAACAGATACTCCCCTCATAAACAGCTGAACTCAAGGGTAGAATATTTTTGCAAACCGAACGGCCATATTCCTCTTCAGTGGCCGAAATAAAGAGAAAATCCCTTCTCATTTTTCGGCTCGCCAGCTGAATAACCCGGATTTAATTATTATTAACCTGGCGCCTATATAAGAGATGATACCATGCGCATATGAAAACAGAAGATGCGCGCACACTCCCTGCTCAAGTGCAGGAAGAAAAGCGAAGAAAGAAGGTGCCGAGATTTACTGGGGCGATGAGACTGGGCTACGTTCGGATAGCCAACATGGTCGCGGCTATGCACCGAACGGAAAAACACCAGTTATCCGACTATCGGCCAAACACCCCTCAACCAATATGATTTCAGCCATTACCAACCAGGGTAAAGTTCGGTTCCAGGTTTATGATGGAAGTAAGAATGCAAAACAGTTGATTGGTTTCATGAAGCGATTGATCAAGGATACCAAACGGAAAGTATTTCTCATACTGGACAAGTTATGCGTACCCCATGTAAAAGGGGTTAAGGCATGGTTAGCAGAACACGAAGAGCTTATTGAGATGTTTTACCTGCCAGCCTATTCGCCCGAACTTAATCCAGATGAATACCTCAATTGCGATTTAAAGGCAGGTGTTCATAGCAAAGCACCAGCGAAGAATAACAAGCAACGAAATAAGTAAGGTTATTTCGCATATGCGTATGTTGCAGAGGAAGCCAGCTAGGATCGCGAAGTATTTTCAGCATTTGAAAATTCAGTATGCCGCACAGCCAATGTATATTTCCACCGGGTTAATAGTTTAAGCGTACAATAAGGAACGAACATGACACTTCAAATCGACCACATATGCCTGGCTGTAAAATCTATCGATAAAGCCTCTCAGCGCATCTGCAATTTTCTTGGGTACAAAATCTCCACTGCCAAGGTTTTAAATACTAAGCAGGATGTCAATGTTCAATTCCTTTCCAAGGATAACTCACTTGATATTAAATTGATCGAACCAGGAAGCAGCAGTTCGCCATTGGTTAATTTTCTTAAAAAGGGAGAAGGACTGCACCATATTGGCATGATGAGTGACGATGTCGGCGAGGCCACAGAAGAAATGAAGTCAAAGGGAGGACTGGCCACTCTTCCGCCGGAGAAAGGAGAGGCTTTTTGTAATGAACTTATTTCCTTTTTCTATATAGGCAGCGGACTAAACATTGAACTCATCGATACAGATAAGCGGATACCGATTGAACCAACTGTTAATACTCCTGAAACATAGTAATCATGTATCTTGATCCGTATTAAAAAATATCCATCTTTTTCTATCCAAAATTGAGACTTCATTGGTTAGCAGTTCTTTATTCTTTACCAAAACAACCACGTCTCTCCGATTTTTTTGAGGGAAAAAGTCAAATCGAGACAAGTCCTTCTCTATTCTGCTGTTCTCAAGCAGGACGTATCTGACACCCCGAACATCCAGTTTTCTAGAATATTCCAGAAACCGGTGTATCAGGTCATTCAACGTCGGGTACTCATCATTAACAACCAAGTCACGTATTTCCGCAAAACCATCTGAAACACTGAATGCAACGCACCCAACCAAGGAGTCATCCTCCCTTTTATATAAACAGAAAAACTCATTTTTCTGATCAGGGTCGAGACCATATTTCCAGTTCATATAATCTAAACTTTTCTTTGGAACCACCACTGATTTATATATATTTAAACCACTCCTGAGTTCATCATAGTCTGAGCCAAGCTCATCAATTACCTTGTAATGATATCGACCAAAATTGAAATCCCATGTTTCAGGTGATATGGCTTTCATCAAATAATCAGTAATCGGACAAATTATTCCAGCAAGCGACTCAGGAACTCCCTTTTTGACCAGATATTTTTTTGTTTGAAATACTCTTACCCGCCCCACCAATGAACCAAGCTTTTTGTAGCCCACCCTTCTAAAAATCAGTCTTGCAGCATCATTGGGGAATGCATATAAAAAATCAATGTCTTCGATTTCCTCTGACTTAGCGATAGTATCAACCAGCATCAATGCAGGCCCAAGGGAACGGTGTTCTTTCCTGACAAAGAAGTCACCACCAATTCCGGCTTTGTACGGCACCTCTCCAACCAGTACTCCTTTATAAAAAACAGAGGCCAGTCCAACAACCTCATTTTCGTCTTCATGGATCAACATCCATACATGCGCAGCCCCATCCGGATTACCCTCGTAAATCCATGCAAACTTTGCATCAAGTGCCTTATTCTGATCATGGTTGTCATTCCAGAACCTGATTATTACCTCTTTGTCCTTTTTGAGGTCCGCTTTTTTTACCGAATATTTCATCGCCATCAATCTGGGTTAGACATGGATCTCTTTAACCTGCTCCATAAGCTGTGGCCTAAGATGTAGACTTGCAGTTGTCTTTCTTTTGGCCTCAATATCCTTATAAACGTACTCAGCTTGCTCTGGCGTCACCCCAAGCTCCACAGCCAAATCTTCTGCCTTCATGCCTTTATTTAATGCCCAAAGCGCGATATCCATCTTTTGGTAAGGAAGCGCGAAATAAAATTCTTCTTGCGACTGCGAAAGACTGTAGGTGTCCGTTGTAGGTGGTGCATTTCGAATACTTTCAGGTAGCCCCAAATGCTCAGCCATGGCATAAACCTGAGTCTTGTAGAGATGCGCAATCGGCTTAATATCAGCAGAGCCATCGCCATTTTTCACAAAAAAACCCTGATCGTATTCCAGCCTGTTAGGCGTACCCACTACCGCGTAGTTAAGCCTATCCGCATGATAGTATTCAAGGGTTTTTCGGATTCTCTGCTTGAAGTTGGTCGCTGCGACTATCTGCATATATTCCTTTAGACGGAGCGGCTCCTCGTACATGGTTCCATCCGGTGCCTGAGCAACAAGAAGGAAATGGTTAAAACGTCCGTCCAGGCCACCAGTAATGACTATCTTTGATTTCCACTCATCGTTATAAGACGGTATCACCCGTTTGATTGCCGCATCCCGCTCACTGTAACAGCCTATCGCTTCCAATGTTGAAGCGATATTTTTTTCTTCATAATCGACACCGAAGTGCTTAACCAGTTCAAGCCCCCTGTCACCGGTTTCACCCGAGGAGTCCTTCTCTGGAAGCAGCAGTGCATACACTTTATTGACCCCTAGCGCCTTGACACTCAATGCCAGCGAAACGGAACTGTCAATTCCTCCAGAGACGGCAACCACAAGCCCTCTTCTCTTGACTTTATCGCGTAAAGCCGTCTTGATGCCATTTGATATCTTCTCAACTTCTTTTTCTTTGTCGAAGTCCAGAGCCCCTTTGAAAGGGTTATTCATGTCTTGTGTACTCATAATCAATACTCCTTGAGGAGGTAACGCTTCACCTTCCCTGATTGGGTTTTTGGAAGCTCTTCAATAAAGGAAATTTGCTTTGGCACTTTATAATTAGCCAAGTTTTTCAAACAATAAGACTGGATCATTCTCTGGTCCAATTCAGTATCCGGTGCAAGAACAATAAATGCTTTGATCACCTCACCCATTAATTCGTCAGGCAGCCCGACCACCGTCACCTCAGCAACGCCCTGAAGCTCTGCAATTACCTCTTCAATCTCTTTTGGGCTGATTCTATTAGCTCCGGATTTAATCATGTCGGAAGCCCTACCATCAATATAGAGAAAGCCTTCATCGTCAGTATGTGCAAGATCACCGGTATACAGCCAGCCCGCCGCCAAAACACTGTTGGTTAAAGGTTCATCTCTCCAATAACCCGGCATAATATTTTTTCCGTAGGCGCAAATCTCTCCTGTTACACCACTTGCTACAGACTGACCATTTTTATCTCTTACCTCGATAGACACGCCATCGATCGCCATGCCTATCGACCCCAGCTTTTCATCCAGCTTCCCGGCATCTAAAATGGTTAATCTTGCGCTGGCTTCCGTCTGCCCGTACATCACATAAAAGTCCGTGTCACCGATTAATTGCTTCAGTTCATTTACATGTGCAGGTGGCATAGGCCCGCCCGCTTGAGCCATAAAACGAAATAAAGCGAAATTTGCTTCTTTGAGCTTCGTTCTTCTCAACAAAATGGCGTAGGTGGATGGCACACCATAGAAGCCGGTGATATTTTCCTGATCAAACTTATCCACTATCAGCTGCGGGTACATCATGCTGTTCTCCAATACCAGACACCCACCGGTCAGCAGATGAGTATTGAGAACAGAGTTTCCATAAGAATAATAGAATGGCAAAACATTCAAAACCCTATCTGACATGGATAATGCCAAACCGATTATTATCGCATCATAATTTGATTTCAGATTGCCATGGGTAAGTGACACACCTTTGGGTCTGCCTGTCGTACCTGACGTGTAGATGATCATAGCGATATCCCGTTCGTCAGTGTCAACAACGTCAACTGATGAATTGCCTTCAGCCGTAATTGTTTCGATACAGTCGAACCAACCGTTCTCTACAGAAGAGGAGCCGCCTATTGCCACACAGCGCACGTTTTCTCCTACATCTGGAATCGCCGCACGAGCCTCCTTGTTGCCAGCATCAAAAAAGAACCAGTCAGATTCAGAATGTCCGACCCAGTTCTTGATATCCCTTGATTTTGCGCCGGTATTCAAAGGCACTACAGTACCCCCTGCGGCCAGCACCCCATAGTAAAGCGCGATGTATTCCGGTGAATTGGCAAGATAAAGAGCAACTCGCGCCCCTTTTTGTATATCACGTTCTGTCAGGTAGTCCTTTATCTGACCGATATTTCCTAATAACTCTGCATAGGTTATCCGACGACTGCCGGAAACAACCGCATCAGAGTTAAGATACGCATGGGCATTATTGACTAATACCCATGCTAAATTCGAATTTTCAGGATGAGGGGAGCTATCCATTCTTCGATTCGACGAATTTTACAATTCTGGAGACGGAATCCAGATTCTCAGGAATCATCTCTTCCTGCGAGACATTCACACCATATTCATCTTCCAGAAAAAAGATAACCTCCATTACACCATTTGAATCCAGAATGCCGGTTTCAAGAAATGAATCACCATCCTTCAGCTTTGACTGGTCATCGGTAAACAGGTAGTTATCCAATACATAATTCCTAAGTTCTTCTCTAATGGCCATATTGCCCTCCTAAATGTTCAACAATTGTTTCTCTGTTACCCATTTTGTCTAGAAACAGGTAGTTGGTAGCCTGGGTAGACAATATACCGACTAACGCCATATTGTCTTTGTAACTCGTTGCACGTCCACGCCGGATTTTCTCAATTAGACGCGACACCTTTTTATCGTCAAAAAGCCCATATTTCTTTATATAATCAGTCCCTAATAGTTCCGTGACATCCGACTCACCATCATCACTGAAGAAAGCTGGGATATCCGGCGCCCTATAGGGCTGTTTGAAGCGATTAATGATCTTCTCAGGTACATGTTTCCGCATGGCAAACTTAAGCAGATATTTCTCATTCAGAACTTTCATCTTCTTTGTCGGGTGTATGCCGTTGGCAAACTCGATAACCCTATGGTCAAGAAACGGAAAGCGTCCTTCCACCGAGTTTTTCATTAACATCCTGTCCCCTTGAGAAGAGAGAAGGTATCCAGGCATCAGCATCCGGGACTCAATAAACTGAGCCTTCTGAAAGGCGTCCAAATTCGTCATTGCCGGTGCGAACCTTTCGCTCATCGAATCGACAGCCGACTTAGAAAGCTGGGCATTGATATCTTCTGAAAAAAACTCTTTGGTCTTCGCAGTAGTCAGCCATCTTGGAATATGGGAGAAAAAGAGAGAGTTCGGTTCATCCAGGCCTGCGCCAAAAAAGTTTTTCAGGTAAACCAAGGCTTGAGGCTGGGAAATATTTAGGTAGGGATAAAGTCTCTTCAACAATGCTGCGCGAAAAGAGGAATCCGGATTTTTCGCCCAGAACTGACGGATCTTCGTCTCCTTGAATATGTCATAACCACCAAATACCTCATCAGCACCTTCTCCGGTCAATACAACCTTATATCCCTGTTTTCTGACCATGCCGGAGAGCAAGCCCATTGGCACGGGTGCGGTCCTTAAAATCGGCGATTCTATATTCCAGACAGATTGCAAAAAATTTTCAGATATGTCCCGGTATGTGCATGAAAGGTGGCTATGATCACTTCCCAAGTACTCGATCATCTCCTTTTGATAATCACTTTCATCGAAGCTTTTATCATCAAAGCCGATAGAAAATGTTCTCAGATTGTCTTTCTTGTACCGATGAACCAACGAGGTCAGTACTGACGAATCCAAACCACCGGATAAATAGGCACCAACAGGGACATCAGCACGCAGTCGTATTCTGGTCGCATCATCAAGGAGACCTTCAAGCTGCTCAGCAAGATCATGGTCAGATTCACCATAATGCGCATCGGTAAATTCCCACTCCCAGTATTGAGAATGGGTCATCTTTCCATCCTGAAACACCAACATGTTTCCAGGTTCGACCGCATAAATCCCTTCAAATATCGTTTCCTGCCCTACGGAATTCCAGAACGTCATTACTTGGTCCAGGGCATGGATATTTATGCTCGGAGAAGAATGGAGCACCGGGAGGATTGCCTTTATTTCAGAGGCAAAAATCAGACTGTTATTAAAATATGTATAGAAGAGCGGTACGATTCCTACTCGATCCCGTATCAGAAGCAGTTTCTGCTTGTTTGCATCCCACAAGGCAATGGAAAACTGTCCATTGAGAAAGCGTACAAAGTCTTCACCATAATCTTCATAAAGATGGACAATCACTTCGGTATCGGAATGGGACGAAAAGTGATGTCCTGACTTTATGAGATCTGAGCGTAACTCAATGTAATTGAAAATCTCACCGTTAAAAACAACGTGAATCGACTTGTCTTCGTTCGCAATGGGCTGATGGCCACTATCCAGATCAATGATGCTTAGACGCGCATGCCCCAGACAGATACCGTAATCAGAAAAATAACCTTCGTCATCAGGACCGCGATGAGTGATCTGAGAAATCATGCGGTGTACTAGCAGCCTGAGACCCCCTTCTCCATTTGCCAATTTACCAGCGATACCTGCTATTCCACACACAACTATTTTCCCCAACAAGAAATAAAATCAACCGTCAACCATTTATCTTCGTAGCATATTCATTAATCGGCAGCCAATAGCTTTTCTTTACTTCTGGCGTTTCTTGCTCCTGATCTGGATG from Gammaproteobacteria bacterium (ex Lamellibrachia satsuma) harbors:
- a CDS encoding acyl--CoA ligase, whose product is MDSSPHPENSNLAWVLVNNAHAYLNSDAVVSGSRRITYAELLGNIGQIKDYLTERDIQKGARVALYLANSPEYIALYYGVLAAGGTVVPLNTGAKSRDIKNWVGHSESDWFFFDAGNKEARAAIPDVGENVRCVAIGGSSSVENGWFDCIETITAEGNSSVDVVDTDERDIAMIIYTSGTTGRPKGVSLTHGNLKSNYDAIIIGLALSMSDRVLNVLPFYYSYGNSVLNTHLLTGGCLVLENSMMYPQLIVDKFDQENITGFYGVPSTYAILLRRTKLKEANFALFRFMAQAGGPMPPAHVNELKQLIGDTDFYVMYGQTEASARLTILDAGKLDEKLGSIGMAIDGVSIEVRDKNGQSVASGVTGEICAYGKNIMPGYWRDEPLTNSVLAAGWLYTGDLAHTDDEGFLYIDGRASDMIKSGANRISPKEIEEVIAELQGVAEVTVVGLPDELMGEVIKAFIVLAPDTELDQRMIQSYCLKNLANYKVPKQISFIEELPKTQSGKVKRYLLKEY
- a CDS encoding adenine nucleotide alpha hydrolase gives rise to the protein MSDLNLLLHRLHHVKVAVSGGVDSMTLALLAGRALGRQATIFHAVSHAVPDDSTNRVREVGKHEGWQLEFVDAGEFQNSNYVSNPYNRCFHCKSSLYSTLASHMEGTILSGTNMDDLSDYRPGLKAAENFDVIHPFVECGIDKSAIRRICHHLGYDEIAELPASPCLSSRIETGLTIKPEQLVFVHRVERKLHSALKPKAVRCRIRHEGIAVELDTETLSSLTKDSTRLWTNTIAHLAAQQGLSNTILIEPYRMGSAFVQTT
- the larB gene encoding nickel pincer cofactor biosynthesis protein LarB yields the protein MAVLDFQRKERIGLSEAVFCARKSPDQIANILTQFEERTTSCLLTRLGQEKFNALPSSLQMQLDYDSLSSTAFFLDPKPIPRKTRVAIVSGGTSDASVCAEAARTLSFYGVTSSSFQDVGVTGLWRLLERVEEIQDYPIVIAVAGMEGAIFSVLGGLIDAILIAVPTSVSYGIGSDGELALHAALGSCAPGLVTVNIDNGYGAACSALRIINKLRII
- a CDS encoding GNAT family N-acetyltransferase is translated as MKYSVKKADLKKDKEVIIRFWNDNHDQNKALDAKFAWIYEGNPDGAAHVWMLIHEDENEVVGLASVFYKGVLVGEVPYKAGIGGDFFVRKEHRSLGPALMLVDTIAKSEEIEDIDFLYAFPNDAARLIFRRVGYKKLGSLVGRVRVFQTKKYLVKKGVPESLAGIICPITDYLMKAISPETWDFNFGRYHYKVIDELGSDYDELRSGLNIYKSVVVPKKSLDYMNWKYGLDPDQKNEFFCLYKREDDSLVGCVAFSVSDGFAEIRDLVVNDEYPTLNDLIHRFLEYSRKLDVRGVRYVLLENSRIEKDLSRFDFFPQKNRRDVVVLVKNKELLTNEVSILDRKRWIFFNTDQDT
- a CDS encoding acyl carrier protein, translated to MAIREELRNYVLDNYLFTDDQSKLKDGDSFLETGILDSNGVMEVIFFLEDEYGVNVSQEEMIPENLDSVSRIVKFVESKNG
- the nadE gene encoding NAD(+) synthase, translating into MNNPFKGALDFDKEKEVEKISNGIKTALRDKVKRRGLVVAVSGGIDSSVSLALSVKALGVNKVYALLLPEKDSSGETGDRGLELVKHFGVDYEEKNIASTLEAIGCYSERDAAIKRVIPSYNDEWKSKIVITGGLDGRFNHFLLVAQAPDGTMYEEPLRLKEYMQIVAATNFKQRIRKTLEYYHADRLNYAVVGTPNRLEYDQGFFVKNGDGSADIKPIAHLYKTQVYAMAEHLGLPESIRNAPPTTDTYSLSQSQEEFYFALPYQKMDIALWALNKGMKAEDLAVELGVTPEQAEYVYKDIEAKRKTTASLHLRPQLMEQVKEIHV
- the asnB gene encoding asparagine synthase (glutamine-hydrolyzing) is translated as MAGIAGKLANGEGGLRLLVHRMISQITHRGPDDEGYFSDYGICLGHARLSIIDLDSGHQPIANEDKSIHVVFNGEIFNYIELRSDLIKSGHHFSSHSDTEVIVHLYEDYGEDFVRFLNGQFSIALWDANKQKLLLIRDRVGIVPLFYTYFNNSLIFASEIKAILPVLHSSPSINIHALDQVMTFWNSVGQETIFEGIYAVEPGNMLVFQDGKMTHSQYWEWEFTDAHYGESDHDLAEQLEGLLDDATRIRLRADVPVGAYLSGGLDSSVLTSLVHRYKKDNLRTFSIGFDDKSFDESDYQKEMIEYLGSDHSHLSCTYRDISENFLQSVWNIESPILRTAPVPMGLLSGMVRKQGYKVVLTGEGADEVFGGYDIFKETKIRQFWAKNPDSSFRAALLKRLYPYLNISQPQALVYLKNFFGAGLDEPNSLFFSHIPRWLTTAKTKEFFSEDINAQLSKSAVDSMSERFAPAMTNLDAFQKAQFIESRMLMPGYLLSSQGDRMLMKNSVEGRFPFLDHRVIEFANGIHPTKKMKVLNEKYLLKFAMRKHVPEKIINRFKQPYRAPDIPAFFSDDGESDVTELLGTDYIKKYGLFDDKKVSRLIEKIRRGRATSYKDNMALVGILSTQATNYLFLDKMGNRETIVEHLGGQYGH